From Mucilaginibacter gotjawali:
TGTTAAAGAGGTTAAAGGGAGCGTATTTTCAAAAAAAACGCCATTTTTTTATCAGTAAATCAAGCTGTTAAGGCCTGATAAATTGCAATGGCCGCCATCGTAACCATTTAAATTAATATACTATGTTACAAAACAACCAACCACAAACCGGGGATAATTCCCTTACCGAACATTTTGAACTGATCAGCGATGAATTAACTGCTGATATGGTGGACCCTGCTGAACTTTTAATCCTCAGTTCGGCCAATAACACCATGGTTAATTCGAGTAAACTGGATGTACCAAAAATGCTTTTTGATAAATTCTGGTTCGAGGGTGAGCTATGCATTCTTTTTGCGGATAGCAATCTTGGTAAATCCATTTTATCAACCCAAATAGCTAACAGCATAAGCAAAGGCGTAGCCATTAGCCCCTTTGCACTGGAAGCCGCAGCACAAACCGTAATTTACTTTGATTTTGAGCTGAGCGCCAAGCAGTTTGAATGCCGCTACTCCAACAATTACCAGGATCATTACAAGTTTAACGACAACCTGTACCGTGCCGAACTGAACTACGACGCCGAATTGCCCGCCAGCTTTAAAACCTTTGATGATTACCTGATAGCCAGCCTGGAGTTTTGCATTACCGATATCAATGCCAGAATATTAATTATTGATAACCTTACCTACCTGCGATCAGACACCGAACAGGCCAAGGATGCAGCGCCGCTAATGAAACAACTGAAAGCCTTAAAGAAAAAATACGATTTATCCTTACTGGTACTGGCCCATACCCCTAAACGCGACCTCACCCAGCCTATCACCCTTAACGATTTATCAGGCAGTAAAATGCTGATGAATTTTTGCGACAGCGCCTTTACCATTGGCGAAAGCAACATGGATAAAAGCCTGCGTTACCTTAAACAAATTAAACAGCGCAATACCGACCGCGTGTACGATTTCAGCAATGTATGCCTTTGCCGCATCAGCAAGCCGCATAATTTTTTAAAGTACGATTTTGTGGGTTATGGCAATGAGTTGGATCACATTAAAAAACATGGTGAGGCGTTGCGCAACGACGACATTGATACTGCGGTAAACCACCGGCTGCAGGGCTTGAGTTTAAGGGATATCGGCAAGGAAATGGGCATCTCGTTCCAAAAAGTTGACAGGCTGATAAAAGCTGCCGAAAAACGCGGATAAAAGCTTGCCGTCCGTCCTATTCCGGGGGGAAACTACTCCGGACGTGAGGACGGGGTTAGTTCATTAGTTCATTGGTTTAGTGGTCTGCTTCACCAGGTATATTCATTATTTATCGGACACCCCAAAAGATCTATTAAACCATACAAAATCCCATCGGTAAATAATCCGCCACCTACCAATAAACTAATGAACCAGTGAACCAATGAACCAGTGAACCAATGAACCACACCCGATACACCCTCGAACCCTATAAAGGCCCTGCCAGCCGGTACCGGTGCCCCGGCTGCCTGCACCGGCAAAAACATTTACCAGATACATGGATACCGAAACCAATGAATACCTGGCCGACGATGTTGGCCGCTGTAACCGGCAGGAAAAATGCGGTTACCACGTTACACCGCGGCAGTATTTTGCCGCTCACCCGGATAAACGCAAAGCATTTAAAGGAACAAATGACCAGGTTATCCGGTTTAATACCGTGCCTTTTTCGCTAATGCAAAGCACTTTAAAAGGGTATCAAAACAACCATTTTACCCAATTTTTAGTAAAGCTGTTTGGCGAAGCCGTTACGGCCGGCCTTATTGAAAGGTACCGCATAGGCACATCAAAACACTGGCCCGGTGCAACCATTTTTTGGCAGACAGACGCGCAGGACCGGGTGCGTACAGGTAAAATTATGCTGTACGATAAAAACACCGGCAAACGCGTTAAACAGCCTTATAACCATATTGCATGGGTACACGGTTTGCTGCACAAGTCCGAAAGTCAGGAAAGTCGGAAAAGTCCGGAAGCAGCTGCAAATACAAATGCCCCGAATGTATCTCCAAAACATCTTTCAAACTTCCTTCTCCGGCAATGCTTCTTCGGCGAACACCTGCTGGCGCTGGATCCTTTTAGTACTGTGGCGATTACCGAAAGCGAGAAAACCGCTATTATAGCCAGCTATTACTACCCCAAGTTCACCTGGCTGGCAGCAGGCAGCCTGGAAGGTTTAAGCCTTGGCAAATGCAGGGTGCTGAAGAATCGCCATGTAGTGTTGTTCCCGGATATTAACGGCTATGCAAAATGGCATATCAAAGCACTGGAGCTGATCCGCGATATAGGTTCGGCAACGTTCAGGATAGATAAGCAACTGCTCCGCAGCGCCACCGCTGAAGATCGTAAAAACGGCATCGACATAGCCGACCTGCTTATCGACCCAAAACGAAACGAATGGGATTGGACGGAGGACAAAAACGTCCGCCCCTGTTCTGCCCCTGGGAGCCGGTGCAGGACGGACGCTATACCTGAACCAGGTATGATGACCTTAAGTGAGGTTGCTGAGGGCTGGGTTTAACCTACGCGGGCTATTTACACCCATCATTTACTATGCGCTTTCAGCAATTCATCAAATAAGCGTTCGTGCACCAGGTAAAAGCCTTCAACAGAATACGTTTTGGGGGGCTTGTTAACGTCCCACATCTTTACCGATTTATCTTTTTGATCTAAAAGAATACCGGCATAATCCTTATCCTTATAGGCAACTGCCGACTTGATTGCAGGCTCAATTACCTGCTTGTTGGTACAAATAAAATACACCTTACGGAAACAATACTTTGGCATAGCGCCAAATTTATGCTAAAATTATTAGTAAATCAAAAGGTTTTTTTTAACAAATAAAATGCGCCTTACAGGCTTAGCCAGCAGCCTTTTGTTACAAAACCCGCCAAACCCTGATAATAGCCGCACCGGGCACTTTTTCGGCATTGCATACAAACAGGGCCTTGTTCAGCCAGTCGTATTTACCCAGCGGGGCCTCAAAGGTTAATACCGTTCTGAAATAATATTCGCTTGCCGGTACGGCCTCCCCTTTTGCAAGTTTAGCGGCAACTTCAGCGCTGGCCACCCTGATGCCGGTATTTTTGATATAGATAAGCGTGCCATCATCCGTTTTAACTGCATAGCGGGCATCAATTTCGGCCACACCGTCTTTGCGAATGATTTGCCAGTCGGCGCCGCCGTCAATAATCTCGCCTTTAATAGCCGGCCCTGTTACGGTGCCGCCTGTTATGGGGATGATGCGGCGGATGCCATGGGGCGTTTCGCCGGGTACCAATGCCGGGTTTAGTTTTACATTCAGCTCGCATACAAACTCCATTTTGGGGGCCTCCTGGCAATAAGCAAGGCTGAAGCTTAGCAGCAGCGCCGCCAGGGTAAGGTATCTTTTCATAATTGGTTATACAATCAACGATAATACAAATTATTGTGCCTCAAAACAAGTTGCAGCCCGCCAGCCATTTTTTTAATAAGCAGCAGCAACACGTACCCCTGCTTGCCGCAGGCATTATTTATGTTTTCAGTAAAAACAGTCCGCAGGCGTTCTCCATTGTCCTATCCCCCGGTGGACGAACAGCACCGTATAGCTTATATATGATAAAAGCCTTTTAATACGCATTTTACCATATTATAATTACGTAAAAATACTTACCTACTTTGCGTAAGACCCCTATAGCACCTGCTAACAACTCTGTCTAATTTTAACGGTAAATAAAACAGGGGATTAAGTAACAGTTAAACGTTAGTATACCCCCGTCCTTATCAGAATCTTTCATCAGGTACAGGTTAAACACGCTAATAAAGGAGAAAATGGCTTTTTCACCGATCAATGAAAACAAGAAAGAGAAACCGGGCGACAGCCAGCGGGATAATGCAGCCTTTTTAAACAACCCGCAAAATAATACGGCGCAGGCAAAGCCAAACCTCATCCAGGCGCCCTCCATCACCTTGCCTAAAGGCGGCGGGGCAATAAAAAGCATTGATGATAAATTCCAGGTAAATGCGGTTAACGGTACAGCGGGTTATACCATCCCATTGCCGCTTTCGCCGGGGCGCAATGGCTTTACACCTTCATTATCATTATCTTATAACTCCGGATCCGGAAACAGTATATTTGGCATTGGCTGGGGTATTGAGGTTCCGGCTATCCACCGGAAGACCGAAAAGGAGCTGCCGCAATACCAGGACGCTATTGAATCGGACACCTTTGTTTTTCCGGGCGTTGAAGATCTTGTACCTCAATTATTGCCGGGGCCCAATAATACCTGGGTAAAAAATTCGGTAACCAACAATAATATAACGGTAACCCGCTACAGCCCGCGCATTGAAGGGGGTTTTGCCAAAATTGAAAAGATAGAAGACAGCGGCAACGTGTACTGGAAAGTAACGACCAAAGAAAACATTGTCTCTGTTTTCGGTAAAAGCAATACGGCTAAACTCAGCAGCCCGGTGCCCGGCGAGTCGGACAGGATATTTAAATGGTGCCTTGAATATAGTTATGACGATAAAGGGAACTTTACCAGTTATTATTATAAAACTGAAAATACAGATAATATAGCACCATCGTTATTTGAAAAGAACCGGCTGAATAACATTGCGCCCTGTACAAATATCTACCTCAAGGGTATAAAATACGGCAATACTGTGGCGTGGTACGAGGGGGATGCCCTTCCGGCTGCTTTTATGTTTGAAATGGTTTTGGATTATGGCGAGCACGATGCCGAAAAACCAACCCTTGCCGAAGTAAATAAATGGGATGCAAGGTTGGATGCATTTTCGGATTTTAAGCCAGGTTTTGAACTGCGCACCCATCGCCTGTGCAAACGGGTGCTGATGTTTCATCATTTTGCGGCCGAATTTGGCTGGAGCGACTACCTGGTAAAATCGCTGGACATCGTTTATGACGAGCAGCCCTGGATCACTTACCTCAATTCGGTTACCGAAACGGGCTATATCTGGAATACGGACGGCACGCTCAAATCGTCAAAAGCACTGCCTCCCGTTGAATTCTCCTATGCCATACCCGGATATTCGAGAGACGTTCAGGAGATCTCGCCGGCAAATGCAGCCAATGCCCCTGCCGGGCTGAGTGCACCCTACCAATGGACAGATCTGTACAGCGAAGGGATCTCGGGCATATTAAGTGAGCAGGCCGATGGCTGGTTTTACAAAGAAAATTGGGGAAACGGGCAATTCAGCCCGGCAAAACTGGTTAATCCGAGGCCGTCTTTTAACGGCCTTTCGGATGGTACCATAGCTCTCCAGGACCTTGAAGCCGATGGAATAAAATATGCTGTTTACAATAGCCCTGCGTTGAAAGGATATTTTGAAATGGAGCCCGAAGGCGGCTGGGGCGAATTTAATACCTTCCCATCATACCCAAACATCAATTTAAAAGATCCAAACCTTAAGTTTTTAGACCTGAACGGCGACGGGATGCCGGATATGCTGATCTCGCTGGAGCAGGAATATGTCTGGTATCAGGCGGAGGGCAAATGCGGGTTTGATAATTACCATCTGCATACCAAAGCAAATGATGACGAACTGGGCCCCCGGGTAGTTTTTGCCGACCAGGACGAACGTTTAATGATAGCCGTTGCCGATATGACGGGCGACGGGCTATCGGACATTGTGCTAATCACCTACGGCGCTGTATCCTATTACCCCAACCTCGGTTTCGGCCGTTTTGGGGCAAAAGTAAATATGCAGATGAGCAGTATTTTTGATAGCGCCGACGATTTTAATCACCGGATGATCCACTTTGCCGATGTGGACGGCACCGGGACCACCGACATTATTTACACAGGCGGCGACGAGATACAGGTTTATTTTAACCAGTGCGGCAATAGCTTTAGCCAACCATCGGCGTTTTTTAATCCCTTCGCAGGCTGGGACGATCAAAGCCAGTTTTCTGTTATCGATTTGCTGGGCAAAGGCACCTCCTGTTTGGTGTGGTCATCGCCCCTGCCCTCAAATGCTTCGGCACCTTTGCGGTATATCGATATCATGAACGGCCAGAAACCGCATATCATGACGGGCTATAAAAATAACATGGGCAAGGAAGTAACTTTTGAATACCAATCGTCTACCGGGTTTTATCTTAACGATAAACTTAAAGGGGCAAACTGGGTAACAAAGCTGCCATTCCCGGTTCAATGTGTTAATAAAGTGGTAAGTATTGACCGCGTATCGCAAACCCGCTTTACCAGCCAGTATAGTTATCACCATGGTTATTATGACGCGGCTGAGCGTGAGTTCAGGGGGTTTGCAATGGTTGTACAAACCGATACGGAAGAATTTGATAATTATGTACTGCAAACTACCGGTGCAGGGGCAGTCAATTCAATTGAAAAGGACCTGTACCAGCCTGCGGTGATCACTAAATCATGGTTCCATACCGGCGCCTACCTCAGGATGCAGCAAATGTATCACCAGCTTTCGGCCGAATATTATCCGAATGCCCAGTTAGCAGCCGGCGAAATTACCGATCCGGGCCTGGCGGCACAGCTGCAAAAATATACCCTGGCGGATGCTCCCCTGCCGAACGGGCTGGCTGCCGGTGAAGTAAGCGAATGCTTCCGCGCCCTGAAAGGGTTACCGTTACGGCAGGAGGTTTACAGCGACGAAGGCGACCCATCGGTACAAATTCACCCGTACTCGGTAACCCAATACAATTATGATACACAGCGCCTGCAGCCAAAGGATAGGCAGAAATACAGCGTATTTCTGCCGCACGAAAAGCAAAGGCTCACTTTACATTTCGAGCGTAATCCGGCGGACCCGCGAATCGAGCATGCGATAAATGTTCAGATAGACCCTTATGGAAATGTATTGCAGTCGGCCTCGATAGTTTATGGCAGGGTAAACGCCGATATGACCTTGCCAACCGCGAACGATAGGGCAAAGCAAACCCGGCAATGGGTAGTCTATGTGCAAAATGGGTTTACTCCCCTTATAGACAGCGCCCTGGCCTACCGGCTCCCGGTGCTATATGAGACCCAGCAATGGGAGCTGAATGCTGGATTACCGCAAGCGCAATTTTTTACGGATACCGAGATCGGTGGCCTGTACAATACAGCAAACATCAAACTTTACGACCAAACTACAACAACCGGCGACAAGCGAAAAATAGCGCATTCACGCACCTATTTTTTAAAAGATAACCTGAGCGGGCCGATGCCATTTGGCACAATCGATACGCTGGCCTTGCCTTATCAGAATTACCAGCTGGCATTTACGCCGACACTTTTGGCCAGTATTTACGGTGCAAAAGTGAATGATGCACTGATGCGTAACAAGGGAAACTACGTGCGTACGGAGGGAGACAGCAATTACTGGATCCCATCGGGCACCGTTTATAATTACCCGGATCTGAGTGCCACGCCCGATGCAACCAGCATCCCCCCGCCAACAGCAGCCGATATAACTTTTGCAAAAGGCAATTTTTACATGCCTGTAGCTTACCAGGACAACTTTGGCAACCTGACTAAGGTTTTTTACGACCCATACGGGCTATTTATGGTAAAAACGGTTGACGCCGTTAAAAATGAAGCCAATGCAGAGGCATTTAATTACCGTGCAATGGGCCCCTTACGTTTGCGCGATGCCAATGATAACCGGATAGGTGTCAGGTATGATGAACTGGGGCGGGTGGTTAATACTTTCGTAATGGGCAAGGAAACCGAGTTTAAAGGTGACCCGATGGACCTCAACTCCGCCGAGGCATCGCCGCTTGATCAACCCAGTTCCGTATTAACCTATGATTTCCGGTATTATACTACCAGTGGGGCCTTGCCAAACCGCGTAACCATAACTGTAAGGGAACAGCATTATTATGCTGAACCTGAGCCCGAAACACAAAGCGCTATCGTTAGCTGGTTATCCAATTTATTTGGCGGCGGGGCCAATAATAACCAGCCGCAAATACAAACAAATGTTACCTGGCAAACCAGTTATTCGTATTCGGATGGCTCGGGGCACGAGGTGTTGAAGAAAGTACAGGCGGCGCCGGGCAAGGCGCCCCAAAGAGATGCGCAGGGCAAACTTGTTTTGGATGGCAATGGCAATGTGGCGCAAATGAACACGACACCCGATCTGCGGTGGATTGGTAACGGACGTACCATTGTGAACAACAAAGGAAAGGCCGTTAAACAGTATGCGCCATTTTTTGATAGTTCGCCGGAATACACCAAGGAGAGTGAACTTGTTGAGATAGGATTTACCAAACTGATGTATTACGATGCATTAGGCCGGTTGATCAGGGCAGAAAACCCGGATGGCACATTTTCGAAGGTTGAATTTGATGCCTGGATGCAGCAAACGTGGGATGAAAATGACACTGTTATTGACAGCCAATGGTACGCGGACCGTATTAATGGTGGCATTACTGAAGCGGACCAGGAAGCAGCGCAGAAAACAGCCGTACATTACAATACACCTTCGGTTGTTTATTTCGATTCGCTTGCACGTCCGTTTTTAGCGATCGTCAATAATAAAACCCAGCGAACCAATGAAGTAGTTACCCAGGAGTTTTATTATACCCGCACCGAATTGGATATCCAGGGATTTGCATTAAGTACCACGGACACGCGCAGCAACGTAGTCATGCAGTGGCAATACAATATGCTTGGGCATATCGGCTATCAAACCAGCATGGATGCCGGCGAAAGGTGGATGATAGCTGACGTGATGGGGAAAACCCTGAACCTTTGGGATAGCCGGCAGCAAATATTTACCTATGAATACGATGCTTTGCGCCGCCCGCTTAATTTGCTGGTTAATACCGGCGACGGATACGGGAATTATACCTACGGGCAATTTGTTTACGGCGAAAATGTAGCCAATGCCAAAACCCTTAACCTGCTGGGTAAAATGTACCAGAATTATGATACTGCCGGAGTAATTACCAATAATGGCTGCGATTTTAAAGGAAATATTTTAAGCAATACGCGCGCGCTGTTAGCAGATTATAAGAAAATGCCCGATTGGAAAATTGCGCAGAGTTTAGACGCCGCCACCTACACCAATGATACGGTTTTTGATGCACTGAACCGCCCGATAGTACTCACAAGCCCCGATGGCAGCATATTTATACCCGGCTATGATGAATCGAATTTACTGAAGAGCATGGATGTGAAGCTGCAGGGGGCAGCC
This genomic window contains:
- a CDS encoding AAA family ATPase; amino-acid sequence: MLQNNQPQTGDNSLTEHFELISDELTADMVDPAELLILSSANNTMVNSSKLDVPKMLFDKFWFEGELCILFADSNLGKSILSTQIANSISKGVAISPFALEAAAQTVIYFDFELSAKQFECRYSNNYQDHYKFNDNLYRAELNYDAELPASFKTFDDYLIASLEFCITDINARILIIDNLTYLRSDTEQAKDAAPLMKQLKALKKKYDLSLLVLAHTPKRDLTQPITLNDLSGSKMLMNFCDSAFTIGESNMDKSLRYLKQIKQRNTDRVYDFSNVCLCRISKPHNFLKYDFVGYGNELDHIKKHGEALRNDDIDTAVNHRLQGLSLRDIGKEMGISFQKVDRLIKAAEKRG
- a CDS encoding SpvB/TcaC N-terminal domain-containing protein; this translates as MAFSPINENKKEKPGDSQRDNAAFLNNPQNNTAQAKPNLIQAPSITLPKGGGAIKSIDDKFQVNAVNGTAGYTIPLPLSPGRNGFTPSLSLSYNSGSGNSIFGIGWGIEVPAIHRKTEKELPQYQDAIESDTFVFPGVEDLVPQLLPGPNNTWVKNSVTNNNITVTRYSPRIEGGFAKIEKIEDSGNVYWKVTTKENIVSVFGKSNTAKLSSPVPGESDRIFKWCLEYSYDDKGNFTSYYYKTENTDNIAPSLFEKNRLNNIAPCTNIYLKGIKYGNTVAWYEGDALPAAFMFEMVLDYGEHDAEKPTLAEVNKWDARLDAFSDFKPGFELRTHRLCKRVLMFHHFAAEFGWSDYLVKSLDIVYDEQPWITYLNSVTETGYIWNTDGTLKSSKALPPVEFSYAIPGYSRDVQEISPANAANAPAGLSAPYQWTDLYSEGISGILSEQADGWFYKENWGNGQFSPAKLVNPRPSFNGLSDGTIALQDLEADGIKYAVYNSPALKGYFEMEPEGGWGEFNTFPSYPNINLKDPNLKFLDLNGDGMPDMLISLEQEYVWYQAEGKCGFDNYHLHTKANDDELGPRVVFADQDERLMIAVADMTGDGLSDIVLITYGAVSYYPNLGFGRFGAKVNMQMSSIFDSADDFNHRMIHFADVDGTGTTDIIYTGGDEIQVYFNQCGNSFSQPSAFFNPFAGWDDQSQFSVIDLLGKGTSCLVWSSPLPSNASAPLRYIDIMNGQKPHIMTGYKNNMGKEVTFEYQSSTGFYLNDKLKGANWVTKLPFPVQCVNKVVSIDRVSQTRFTSQYSYHHGYYDAAEREFRGFAMVVQTDTEEFDNYVLQTTGAGAVNSIEKDLYQPAVITKSWFHTGAYLRMQQMYHQLSAEYYPNAQLAAGEITDPGLAAQLQKYTLADAPLPNGLAAGEVSECFRALKGLPLRQEVYSDEGDPSVQIHPYSVTQYNYDTQRLQPKDRQKYSVFLPHEKQRLTLHFERNPADPRIEHAINVQIDPYGNVLQSASIVYGRVNADMTLPTANDRAKQTRQWVVYVQNGFTPLIDSALAYRLPVLYETQQWELNAGLPQAQFFTDTEIGGLYNTANIKLYDQTTTTGDKRKIAHSRTYFLKDNLSGPMPFGTIDTLALPYQNYQLAFTPTLLASIYGAKVNDALMRNKGNYVRTEGDSNYWIPSGTVYNYPDLSATPDATSIPPPTAADITFAKGNFYMPVAYQDNFGNLTKVFYDPYGLFMVKTVDAVKNEANAEAFNYRAMGPLRLRDANDNRIGVRYDELGRVVNTFVMGKETEFKGDPMDLNSAEASPLDQPSSVLTYDFRYYTTSGALPNRVTITVREQHYYAEPEPETQSAIVSWLSNLFGGGANNNQPQIQTNVTWQTSYSYSDGSGHEVLKKVQAAPGKAPQRDAQGKLVLDGNGNVAQMNTTPDLRWIGNGRTIVNNKGKAVKQYAPFFDSSPEYTKESELVEIGFTKLMYYDALGRLIRAENPDGTFSKVEFDAWMQQTWDENDTVIDSQWYADRINGGITEADQEAAQKTAVHYNTPSVVYFDSLARPFLAIVNNKTQRTNEVVTQEFYYTRTELDIQGFALSTTDTRSNVVMQWQYNMLGHIGYQTSMDAGERWMIADVMGKTLNLWDSRQQIFTYEYDALRRPLNLLVNTGDGYGNYTYGQFVYGENVANAKTLNLLGKMYQNYDTAGVITNNGCDFKGNILSNTRALLADYKKMPDWKIAQSLDAATYTNDTVFDALNRPIVLTSPDGSIFIPGYDESNLLKSMDVKLQGAATATNFISSIGYNAKGQRESIKYGNNTACNYDYDLKTYRLTRLLCTANNGNNILQDLHYTFDPVGNITRQFDNAQKTVFYGGQQVEAQNDYIYDAVYRLVQGNGREHIGQVTFNNQDNFNDNWCNLPLQPNSAVQIRNYIEKYFYDGVGNILKMVHTAGSSATPHGSWTRTYQYNASNNQLTKTGVGGHNYNYTYNEHGSMLNMPQLQVIDWNFKEEMQHANLGGGGDAYYVYDSSGQRTRKVIERLDGTIVERIYLGPYEIYRERTTTKITLQRDTLHIMDGKSRIAMVETRISGNDGSALQLIRYQYSNHLGSACLELDDHGKIISYEEYHPFGTSAYRATDASRQVPARRYRFTGAERDDETGLNYHSRRYYVPWLGRWTAADPIGIGDGLDLYAYAQNNPMHLVDPKGTEAKPKHKTKSKVETKPDESGIGTIPARPIWEFFQTPEWKATMKKALAYDPFLHDQSPKEDPKDKNQKDDKKPDEKKPDPKPEKKPEPPKDTNPIAASTADDAKGDLDPQIQAGGATQSNPGQGGVAVQVALQEPNPLYSPIWDSRKRLFHFQVGLLQPTTTIQYVHLWVPGAPKPSILAPPDPLPPPDAFQLSQTVSPVAFIFGNPKGHRVTLTLPVGIAGAVATDLAGQTTANQKSGTHLQILGLAGAQVDITLSNRWSLTLAGGYQGGRDYNTDTHTWQKNEAVTGTGLFTYHFKGQYE
- a CDS encoding DUF3237 domain-containing protein — its product is MKRYLTLAALLLSFSLAYCQEAPKMEFVCELNVKLNPALVPGETPHGIRRIIPITGGTVTGPAIKGEIIDGGADWQIIRKDGVAEIDARYAVKTDDGTLIYIKNTGIRVASAEVAAKLAKGEAVPASEYYFRTVLTFEAPLGKYDWLNKALFVCNAEKVPGAAIIRVWRVL
- a CDS encoding DUF6371 domain-containing protein; this translates as MPRLPAPAKTFTRYMDTETNEYLADDVGRCNRQEKCGYHVTPRQYFAAHPDKRKAFKGTNDQVIRFNTVPFSLMQSTLKGYQNNHFTQFLVKLFGEAVTAGLIERYRIGTSKHWPGATIFWQTDAQDRVRTGKIMLYDKNTGKRVKQPYNHIAWVHGLLHKSESQESRKSPEAAANTNAPNVSPKHLSNFLLRQCFFGEHLLALDPFSTVAITESEKTAIIASYYYPKFTWLAAGSLEGLSLGKCRVLKNRHVVLFPDINGYAKWHIKALELIRDIGSATFRIDKQLLRSATAEDRKNGIDIADLLIDPKRNEWDWTEDKNVRPCSAPGSRCRTDAIPEPGMMTLSEVAEGWV